The following are from one region of the Corynebacterium hindlerae genome:
- a CDS encoding AAA family ATPase, translating to MFVDRIAARTAPVRGYACGLPVTRCLAKQRLWLRSPVTIFTGDNGSGKSTLIEALACKLGFNAEGGRQFEFLTTEWTTSELHKGLVVVGSETILGGYFLRAETHYNVSPQSRIRSHGESIMDVVEDNFFHKWLYILDEPEAGLSPIHQMALLGYIHRIATGGGQFIIATHSPIILGIPGADIIHITPAGFQRMTFDDHPLYRNYASYLGV from the coding sequence ATGTTTGTCGATCGCATTGCTGCCAGGACTGCGCCGGTGCGCGGGTATGCCTGTGGCTTGCCCGTCACCAGGTGCCTGGCTAAGCAGCGGCTGTGGCTGCGCAGCCCAGTGACGATCTTCACCGGCGATAATGGGTCGGGTAAATCCACCCTCATCGAGGCTCTGGCCTGCAAGCTGGGTTTCAATGCGGAGGGCGGTCGCCAGTTCGAGTTCCTGACCACCGAATGGACCACTTCTGAGCTGCATAAAGGCTTAGTGGTGGTCGGTTCGGAAACCATCCTGGGAGGCTATTTCCTGCGCGCGGAAACGCACTACAATGTCTCTCCCCAGTCGCGGATTCGTTCCCACGGCGAGTCCATCATGGACGTGGTGGAGGACAACTTCTTCCACAAGTGGCTGTACATTCTGGACGAGCCCGAGGCGGGGCTGAGCCCCATCCACCAGATGGCGTTGCTCGGCTACATTCACCGCATCGCCACAGGTGGTGGGCAGTTCATCATCGCGACGCACTCGCCCATCATCTTGGGGATTCCGGGCGCAGACATCATCCACATCACACCCGCGGGCTTTCAGCGGATGACCTTCGATGACCATCCGCTCTACCGCAATTACGCCAGCTACCTGGGGGTGTGA
- a CDS encoding AAA family ATPase encodes MFVSSVSVPEFTSGTYVDDLPVVAALREHGALRFTTPITFIVGENGSGKSTLLEAIAVSLGFSPEGGSRNMNFSGLDAVSELHKYLAVTRPRNPRDGYFVRAESMYRAYTYLDTINDGRQPFMHPNSHGEATMELVRHRFHGNGLFLMDEPESGLSFDTSVELAGKIEKLADQGAQFIIATHSPILLGIPGARILEITENGLGFVPYDECELVQAYREFLADPHGTAQYLVNGE; translated from the coding sequence ATGTTTGTTTCCAGCGTTTCCGTCCCGGAGTTCACCTCGGGCACCTACGTTGATGACCTCCCGGTGGTCGCGGCGTTGCGCGAGCACGGGGCACTGCGCTTCACGACGCCCATCACCTTCATCGTGGGCGAAAACGGTTCCGGGAAGTCGACGCTGCTGGAAGCTATCGCCGTCTCGCTCGGTTTCAGCCCAGAGGGCGGCTCCCGAAATATGAACTTCTCCGGCCTCGACGCGGTATCTGAGCTGCATAAATATCTGGCGGTGACGCGGCCTAGGAACCCGCGTGATGGGTACTTTGTGCGTGCGGAGTCTATGTACCGCGCGTACACCTACCTAGACACGATCAACGACGGTCGGCAACCCTTCATGCACCCCAACTCCCATGGTGAGGCGACGATGGAGCTGGTGCGCCACCGCTTCCACGGCAACGGGTTGTTTCTGATGGATGAGCCGGAGTCCGGGTTGAGCTTTGACACCAGCGTCGAACTAGCAGGGAAGATTGAAAAGCTCGCAGATCAAGGAGCTCAATTCATCATTGCGACGCATTCGCCGATTCTGCTGGGGATTCCAGGCGCTCGGATTCTGGAGATCACGGAAAACGGTCTGGGGTTTGTTCCCTACGATGAGTGTGAACTCGTCCAAGCCTACCGAGAGTTTCTCGCTGATCCGCACGGGACCGCGCAGTACCTGGTGAATGGGGAGTAA
- the lipA gene encoding lipoyl synthase encodes MTVAPDGRKMLRVEARNAETPIESKPRWIRTSVKTGPEYQDMKQRVSGASLHTVCQEAGCPNIHECWESREATFLIGGDQCTRRCDFCQIHTGKPEPLDRDEPRRVAESVKEMGLNYATITGVTRDDLPDQGAWLYAEVVRQIHALNPHTGVENLVPDFSGKPDLLQEVFEARPEVFAHNVETVPRIFKRIRPAFRYERSLDVIRQARDFGLVTKSNLILGMGETVDEVREALRELHDAGCDIITITQYLRPGIKFHPIDRWVRPEEFVEHSQYAKELGFSGVMSGPLVRSSYRAGRLYAQTIKARGEELPENLKHLEETSEGSTAQEAQSLLDKYGASEETPVATR; translated from the coding sequence GTGACTGTTGCACCCGATGGAAGAAAGATGCTCCGCGTCGAGGCTCGCAATGCTGAGACTCCGATCGAGAGCAAGCCACGCTGGATCCGCACCTCCGTCAAAACCGGGCCGGAATACCAGGACATGAAGCAGCGCGTCTCGGGCGCTTCCTTGCACACCGTGTGCCAGGAAGCAGGCTGCCCGAACATCCACGAATGTTGGGAGTCCCGTGAGGCCACGTTCCTCATCGGCGGCGACCAGTGCACGAGACGCTGCGATTTCTGTCAAATCCACACCGGAAAACCGGAACCACTGGACCGCGACGAACCACGCCGCGTGGCAGAATCGGTGAAGGAAATGGGACTCAACTACGCCACCATCACCGGCGTCACCCGCGATGACCTTCCTGACCAAGGCGCCTGGCTCTATGCCGAGGTGGTGCGCCAAATTCATGCACTCAACCCACACACCGGTGTGGAAAACCTCGTACCAGACTTCTCCGGCAAGCCTGACCTGCTGCAGGAAGTTTTCGAGGCCCGCCCAGAAGTCTTCGCGCATAACGTGGAAACCGTGCCCCGCATCTTCAAGCGCATCCGCCCAGCGTTCCGCTATGAGCGCTCCCTCGACGTGATTCGCCAAGCCCGTGACTTCGGTCTGGTCACTAAATCCAACCTGATCCTCGGCATGGGTGAAACTGTCGACGAGGTCCGGGAAGCACTCCGCGAGCTTCACGACGCAGGCTGCGACATCATCACCATCACCCAATACCTGCGCCCAGGCATCAAGTTCCACCCCATCGACCGCTGGGTCCGCCCAGAGGAATTCGTGGAACACTCCCAATACGCGAAGGAGCTCGGCTTCTCCGGCGTTATGTCTGGACCGTTGGTTCGCTCCTCCTACCGCGCAGGCCGACTCTACGCCCAGACCATCAAGGCCCGAGGCGAGGAACTACCAGAAAACCTCAAGCACCTGGAAGAAACCTCCGAAGGATCCACCGCCCAGGAAGCACAGTCCTTGCTGGACAAGTACGGCGCTTCAGAGGAAACCCCAGTAGCAACCAGATAA
- the lipB gene encoding lipoyl(octanoyl) transferase LipB, producing MTAPRPPFTAPDISIRASDGPLDVVKLGVRDYEEMWHAQADIAEQRAADTVPDQLLMLEHPSVYTAGKRTQPEDRPTNGLPVIDVDRGGRITWHGPGQLVCYPIVKLRDPVDVVDYVRRVEEALIQVVRQLGVHNAGRIDGRSGVWVPASNGRADRKIAAIGIRITRGVAMHGLALNCNNTLEHYHHIVPCGISDAGVTTLSEELSRDVTVAECIAPLATALTDALNGKLTVADHTFGSAPDPCKGLGSRKV from the coding sequence ATGACAGCTCCTCGCCCACCGTTCACCGCCCCCGATATCTCTATTCGCGCTAGTGACGGACCACTTGACGTCGTCAAGCTTGGCGTGCGCGACTACGAAGAGATGTGGCACGCTCAAGCGGACATCGCGGAACAGCGGGCCGCCGACACCGTGCCCGATCAACTGCTCATGCTGGAACACCCCAGCGTCTACACCGCCGGCAAGCGCACTCAGCCGGAAGACCGCCCAACCAACGGGCTACCAGTGATCGATGTGGACCGCGGTGGCCGAATCACCTGGCATGGCCCAGGCCAGCTGGTGTGCTACCCGATCGTGAAGCTGCGCGACCCTGTTGACGTGGTGGATTACGTCAGGCGCGTTGAGGAAGCCCTGATCCAGGTGGTGCGCCAGCTCGGAGTCCACAACGCCGGGCGTATCGACGGCCGATCCGGGGTGTGGGTCCCCGCCTCCAACGGGCGTGCGGACCGAAAAATCGCCGCCATCGGAATCCGCATCACCAGAGGCGTCGCCATGCACGGCCTCGCACTGAACTGCAACAACACGCTGGAGCACTACCACCACATCGTCCCTTGTGGCATCAGCGACGCCGGGGTCACCACCCTCAGTGAGGAGCTCAGCCGGGACGTCACCGTCGCAGAGTGCATCGCCCCCCTTGCCACCGCGCTTACCGACGCCTTGAACGGCAAACTCACCGTCGCTGACCATACTTTTGGTAGCGCTCCCGACCCGTGCAAGGGGTTAGGCAGCCGAAAGGTGTAG
- a CDS encoding MarR family winged helix-turn-helix transcriptional regulator yields the protein MAINVEKLLAQWHSTRPEIDASPMRLTAYTAQFAHHARQLIDANLAHHGLHQWQFDVLATLRRANTPLTAKELAEQVLISASALTNRLDKLTAEGLISRTVNPNSRRESLIELTDEGRQLIEAILPSHLGTCRTVAERLSPDEADQLCGLLKKALGE from the coding sequence ATGGCAATTAACGTGGAAAAACTCTTAGCTCAGTGGCACAGTACGCGGCCGGAGATAGACGCCTCGCCCATGCGACTTACTGCATACACAGCGCAGTTCGCACATCACGCACGCCAGCTTATCGACGCCAACCTGGCCCATCATGGCCTCCACCAATGGCAATTCGATGTCCTGGCTACCCTTCGGCGCGCCAACACCCCGCTCACCGCCAAGGAGCTCGCTGAGCAGGTACTCATTTCTGCGTCTGCGCTGACTAACCGGTTGGATAAGTTGACGGCCGAAGGCCTCATTTCCCGCACCGTCAACCCCAACAGTCGGCGAGAAAGCCTCATTGAGCTCACCGACGAGGGCCGCCAGCTCATCGAGGCTATCCTCCCCAGCCACCTTGGCACCTGCCGCACCGTCGCCGAGCGACTTTCGCCAGACGAAGCCGATCAACTATGCGGTCTCCTTAAGAAGGCACTTGGCGAGTAG
- a CDS encoding EamA family transporter has product MEFLKASVVPVIWSTTYVVTAQFLPPDRPILAAILRALPAGLVLLLIVRTLPKGQWWWKSSILALANFTGFFGLLFLAAYQLPNGVAAVLTNTSPLVVMILAPFLLGVRVTRIQIGAGLVAVLGVAGLTLTGPVALSPLGVVAGLGASACIGAGTVLAKRWGRPDDVPQIAVTSWQLTLGGLFPVPFLAWEGLPERLTWVNIAGYAYLSIFGALIAYIIWFSALARLDAVRVALLAPITPLCATLIAVIFVHERLSALQWAGGALVVASLAATQLLPALMRKRTQQ; this is encoded by the coding sequence ATGGAGTTTCTCAAGGCGTCGGTAGTGCCAGTGATTTGGTCCACAACCTACGTGGTCACCGCACAATTCCTTCCACCAGACCGCCCGATACTTGCCGCAATCTTGCGCGCACTGCCCGCCGGTTTAGTGCTGCTGCTGATCGTACGGACACTCCCCAAAGGGCAGTGGTGGTGGAAATCCTCGATCCTCGCACTAGCGAACTTCACAGGGTTCTTTGGGCTGCTATTTCTCGCCGCCTACCAACTCCCCAACGGCGTCGCCGCCGTGCTCACCAACACCTCACCATTGGTGGTCATGATTCTTGCTCCGTTTTTGTTGGGAGTTCGGGTCACCAGGATCCAGATCGGGGCGGGACTTGTCGCCGTCCTTGGTGTCGCAGGACTGACCCTCACCGGGCCCGTCGCACTCTCACCTCTTGGGGTTGTTGCTGGCTTGGGAGCAAGTGCCTGCATCGGAGCAGGTACCGTGCTTGCGAAACGCTGGGGACGCCCTGATGACGTACCACAAATCGCGGTGACCAGCTGGCAGCTGACCCTCGGTGGGTTATTCCCCGTGCCGTTTCTTGCCTGGGAAGGGTTGCCTGAGCGTCTCACCTGGGTAAACATTGCTGGCTATGCGTATCTGTCGATCTTCGGCGCACTCATCGCCTACATCATCTGGTTCAGCGCCCTGGCACGGCTCGACGCCGTGCGGGTGGCTCTTCTCGCTCCTATCACCCCACTGTGCGCCACCCTCATCGCCGTCATTTTCGTGCACGAACGTCTGAGCGCCTTGCAATGGGCCGGAGGGGCTCTCGTGGTAGCGTCGTTGGCCGCAACCCAGCTGCTCCCAGCACTGATGAGAAAGAGGACACAACAGTAG
- a CDS encoding AIM24 family protein, with protein sequence MAIYGELFQKFEENQSTDQFVQQNRKLLKLNLSQGPIQAKVGSMVSYQGDVRFQNKGSGILGKMFKKHVTGEGVEMMEISGTGQVFLADLAQEVQIFSLDNDTVSVNGNNVLAFSSTINWDVHRVKGGAVMTGGLFNVSLHGTGFVAITTEGEPMALNVSEAPTFADPQAAVLWTGGVTMQVKTDFSGGLRSMIHGGTGEAFQLAFGGHGIVVIQPSEGEKWNKLATDAGTTSGKMLGSLFE encoded by the coding sequence ATGGCAATCTATGGCGAACTGTTTCAAAAATTCGAAGAAAACCAATCCACTGACCAATTCGTGCAGCAGAACCGGAAGTTGCTCAAGCTCAACCTGTCCCAAGGCCCCATTCAGGCCAAAGTCGGATCGATGGTCTCCTATCAAGGCGATGTTCGCTTTCAAAACAAGGGTTCTGGCATCCTCGGAAAAATGTTTAAAAAACACGTCACTGGTGAAGGCGTGGAAATGATGGAGATCTCCGGTACCGGTCAGGTGTTCCTCGCTGATCTGGCACAGGAAGTACAAATCTTCTCCTTGGACAATGACACAGTGTCCGTCAACGGCAATAACGTCCTCGCGTTTTCCTCCACCATTAATTGGGACGTCCACCGAGTAAAGGGTGGCGCAGTGATGACCGGAGGCCTATTCAACGTTTCCTTGCATGGCACCGGCTTCGTGGCCATCACCACCGAAGGTGAACCGATGGCCTTGAACGTATCCGAAGCCCCCACCTTCGCCGACCCACAAGCGGCCGTCCTATGGACCGGTGGCGTCACTATGCAGGTGAAAACCGACTTCTCCGGGGGCCTGCGCTCCATGATCCACGGCGGAACTGGTGAAGCTTTCCAACTCGCCTTTGGCGGTCACGGCATCGTGGTCATCCAGCCATCCGAAGGGGAGAAATGGAACAAGCTCGCCACAGACGCCGGAACCACGTCCGGAAAAATGCTGGGGAGCTTGTTCGAATAA
- the gcvH gene encoding glycine cleavage system protein GcvH, whose amino-acid sequence MSLPENFSYSADHEWIDSAEVGATAKVGITDFAANALGEIVYVDLPAVGDTVEIGESAGEVESTKSVSDIFSPVTGTVTAVNEELADAPETINSDPFDAGWLFEVQITEVGPLMTAAEYAEKNGL is encoded by the coding sequence ATGTCTTTGCCTGAAAACTTCTCTTACTCGGCAGACCACGAGTGGATTGACTCCGCTGAGGTGGGCGCCACCGCCAAGGTTGGCATCACTGATTTTGCTGCCAATGCCCTGGGCGAGATCGTCTACGTTGACCTGCCAGCCGTCGGTGACACCGTCGAAATCGGCGAGTCTGCTGGTGAGGTGGAATCCACCAAGTCGGTGTCTGACATTTTCTCCCCGGTCACCGGTACTGTGACCGCCGTGAACGAGGAGCTGGCTGACGCGCCGGAGACCATCAACTCCGATCCTTTCGACGCTGGCTGGCTCTTCGAGGTCCAGATCACCGAGGTTGGTCCGCTGATGACGGCTGCGGAATACGCCGAGAAGAACGGCCTCTAG
- the gcvT gene encoding glycine cleavage system aminomethyltransferase GcvT, whose protein sequence is MLSPLHAEHEKLGALFTDFGGWEMPLRYGNELDEHRAVRTNVGLFDLSHMGEVRVTGAEAGRFLDYALISQLSAIAVGKAKYTMIVNEQGHIIDDLIVYRLGEAEFMVVPNAGNATTVAAELVERAKDFDVTVKDESADIALIAVQGPRAAEMLGDIPELRYYSSAPASILGHDVLLARTGYTGEDGFELFLPASEAPALWQALIDAGSSFNLLPCGLACRDSLRLEAGMPLYGHELTLNLQPADAGLGVLVSKKKTEDFVGSAVLLADYAPARKLVGLQGEGRRAARAGSVVLSPAGEEIGVVTSGQLSPTLGYPIAMAYVDAEHATEGHTLDVDIRGKKHTYTVVTLPFYSRPKD, encoded by the coding sequence ATGCTGAGTCCACTTCATGCTGAGCACGAGAAGCTCGGCGCTCTGTTCACTGATTTCGGTGGCTGGGAGATGCCGCTGCGCTACGGCAACGAGCTTGACGAGCACCGCGCCGTCCGCACCAACGTGGGCCTGTTCGACCTTTCTCACATGGGCGAGGTTCGCGTCACCGGCGCTGAGGCTGGACGGTTCCTCGATTATGCGTTGATTTCGCAGTTGTCCGCGATCGCCGTGGGCAAGGCGAAGTACACGATGATCGTGAATGAACAGGGGCACATCATTGATGACCTCATCGTGTACCGCCTCGGCGAGGCCGAGTTCATGGTGGTCCCGAACGCGGGCAATGCCACCACGGTCGCGGCAGAGTTGGTGGAGCGGGCTAAGGACTTTGACGTCACCGTCAAGGATGAGTCGGCTGACATTGCCCTCATCGCGGTGCAGGGTCCCCGCGCAGCCGAAATGCTCGGCGATATCCCCGAGCTGAGGTACTACTCTTCCGCACCGGCCAGCATCCTCGGCCACGATGTGCTGCTCGCTCGCACTGGCTACACCGGCGAGGACGGCTTCGAGCTTTTCCTCCCTGCCTCCGAGGCGCCGGCACTGTGGCAGGCGCTTATCGACGCCGGTTCTTCCTTCAACCTGCTACCCTGCGGACTCGCGTGCCGTGACTCCCTCCGCCTCGAAGCCGGCATGCCACTGTACGGCCACGAGCTGACCCTGAATTTGCAGCCTGCGGATGCTGGTCTGGGCGTGCTCGTCTCCAAGAAGAAGACAGAGGACTTCGTGGGATCTGCCGTGCTACTTGCAGACTACGCCCCGGCCCGGAAACTGGTCGGTTTGCAGGGCGAGGGTCGTCGTGCGGCACGCGCTGGTTCCGTGGTGCTTTCCCCTGCTGGCGAGGAGATCGGTGTGGTCACCTCTGGGCAGCTCTCCCCGACTCTCGGCTACCCGATTGCTATGGCCTACGTGGATGCGGAACACGCCACGGAGGGACACACCCTCGATGTGGATATCCGTGGCAAGAAGCACACGTACACTGTGGTTACTCTTCCGTTTTACTCTCGACCAAAGGACTAG
- the gcvP gene encoding aminomethyl-transferring glycine dehydrogenase → MSQQVHSFLARHLGPDAQETEHMLSAIGYTTVDDLIKDAVPADILLQELPQTISPLSEHEAQAKLGEYAGRNVVKRAFYGQGYHDTITPPVIRRGVLEDAGWYTAYTPYQPEISQGRLEALLNFQTMVEELTDLPIANASLLDEATAVAEAVGLMSRAVRKGRRVVLDSRLHPQILSVAAERARAIDLEVEITDLSDGLVGEDLVGVVIAYPGTEGDVTNPKAVIDAIHERGGLATVAADLLALTILEAPGTLSADIAVGTSQRFGVPLFYGGPHAAYMAVSDKLKRQMPGRLVGVSIDADGHPSYRLALQTREQHIRREKATSNICTAQALLAVAASMYAVYHGPTGLKAIADRIHGLATSFAAAVKDDLVHDTFFDTVTVRVADADAIVAKAAEAGYLIRAIGNDKVSVSFGESATSADVAALFDVLGATATSEKLDAVPADLARTTEFLTHPIFNQVHSETQMMRYIRMLGDRDLALDRTMIPLGSCTMKLNPTAGMEAISYPGFANIHPYAPVEDAQGWQDLISELEQWLASLTGYAKVSVQPPSGAMGELAGLLAIRRYHVANGDKGRDIILIPQSAHGTNAASATLANLRVVVVATAPDGSIDLADLDEKIAKHGDHIAGIMITYPSTHGVFEDTVRTVCKKIHDAGGQVYIDGANMNALTGVAAPGEFGGDVSHLNLHKTFTIPHGGGGPGVGPVCVAEHLVPFLPTDARDVDPRAAVGTGQGVPIAGAVHGSAGVLPIPWAYIAMMGTEGLREATRTAILGANYISAQLKDHFPTLYTGENGLVAHECILDIRELTKQSGVTATDVAKRLVDYGFHAPTLAFPVAGTLMVEPTESEDLAELDRFIEAMRSIRAEIQEIIDGKIALEDSVLTHSPFTAPAAAADEWPYQFSRQQAVFPVPGLLRTKYYPAVRRINEAYGDRNLVCSCPPPEAFDMEGNE, encoded by the coding sequence ATGTCACAACAAGTGCATTCTTTCCTGGCCCGACACCTTGGGCCCGATGCACAAGAAACCGAACATATGCTTTCCGCCATCGGCTACACCACCGTCGATGACCTCATCAAGGACGCGGTACCAGCCGACATTTTGCTCCAAGAGCTACCGCAGACGATTTCACCGCTTTCTGAGCACGAGGCACAGGCCAAGCTTGGGGAATACGCGGGACGGAACGTCGTTAAGCGCGCGTTTTATGGTCAGGGCTACCATGACACCATCACCCCACCCGTCATCCGTCGTGGCGTGCTGGAAGACGCGGGCTGGTACACCGCCTACACCCCCTACCAGCCAGAAATTTCCCAAGGGCGCCTGGAGGCTCTGCTGAACTTCCAGACGATGGTGGAAGAGCTCACCGATCTACCGATCGCTAACGCCTCCCTGCTGGACGAAGCGACTGCCGTGGCCGAGGCGGTGGGCCTGATGAGCCGCGCGGTGCGCAAGGGGCGCCGCGTTGTCTTGGATTCCCGCCTGCACCCACAAATCCTGTCTGTGGCGGCCGAGCGCGCCCGTGCTATTGACCTCGAGGTGGAAATCACCGACCTCAGTGACGGGCTGGTTGGCGAAGACCTCGTCGGTGTTGTCATTGCCTACCCAGGTACTGAAGGTGACGTCACCAATCCGAAGGCCGTGATTGACGCTATCCACGAGCGCGGAGGCCTAGCCACTGTGGCAGCTGATCTGCTTGCGTTGACCATCCTGGAGGCGCCAGGCACCCTGAGTGCTGATATTGCGGTCGGCACCTCTCAGCGGTTTGGTGTTCCGCTGTTCTATGGCGGCCCGCACGCCGCGTACATGGCGGTTTCTGACAAGCTCAAGCGACAGATGCCGGGTCGCCTGGTAGGTGTGTCGATCGATGCCGACGGCCACCCTTCCTACCGCCTGGCTTTGCAGACCCGTGAACAGCACATTCGTCGCGAAAAGGCGACCTCTAACATCTGTACCGCGCAGGCTCTACTCGCTGTCGCTGCCTCGATGTACGCGGTGTACCACGGCCCAACCGGGCTGAAGGCGATCGCGGACCGAATCCACGGGCTGGCAACCTCATTTGCTGCAGCGGTGAAAGATGACCTGGTTCATGACACGTTCTTCGACACCGTCACCGTGCGAGTCGCAGATGCAGACGCCATTGTGGCTAAAGCTGCTGAGGCTGGTTACCTGATCCGCGCTATTGGAAACGACAAGGTGTCGGTCAGCTTCGGCGAGTCTGCCACCAGCGCGGACGTCGCAGCACTTTTCGACGTCCTCGGCGCTACTGCCACTAGCGAAAAGCTTGACGCCGTGCCTGCGGACCTTGCCCGCACCACTGAGTTTCTCACCCACCCGATCTTCAACCAGGTGCACTCCGAAACCCAGATGATGCGCTATATCCGCATGCTGGGTGACCGCGACCTGGCTCTGGATCGCACGATGATCCCGCTGGGTTCCTGCACCATGAAGCTCAACCCCACCGCCGGTATGGAGGCCATTTCTTACCCTGGGTTCGCCAACATTCACCCATACGCGCCGGTTGAGGACGCGCAGGGCTGGCAGGACCTCATCTCGGAGCTGGAACAGTGGCTCGCAAGCCTCACCGGCTACGCCAAGGTGTCCGTACAGCCTCCTAGTGGTGCGATGGGTGAGCTCGCTGGTCTGCTTGCGATTCGTCGCTACCACGTGGCTAACGGCGACAAAGGCCGAGACATCATCTTGATCCCACAGTCCGCCCACGGCACTAACGCCGCTTCTGCCACGCTGGCTAACCTTCGCGTTGTGGTGGTTGCTACCGCGCCGGACGGGTCTATTGATCTTGCTGATCTGGATGAGAAGATCGCCAAGCACGGTGACCACATCGCGGGCATCATGATCACCTACCCATCCACCCACGGCGTGTTCGAAGACACTGTCCGTACCGTGTGCAAGAAGATCCATGATGCAGGGGGCCAGGTCTACATCGACGGCGCGAATATGAACGCCCTGACCGGTGTGGCGGCACCGGGTGAATTTGGTGGCGATGTCTCCCACCTGAACCTGCACAAGACGTTCACCATCCCGCACGGTGGCGGCGGACCGGGTGTCGGCCCGGTGTGCGTGGCTGAGCACCTGGTTCCGTTCCTGCCGACCGATGCCCGCGACGTGGATCCGCGCGCGGCAGTGGGAACCGGACAGGGTGTTCCGATCGCCGGTGCTGTCCATGGCTCCGCCGGCGTTCTCCCGATCCCGTGGGCCTACATTGCGATGATGGGCACCGAGGGGCTGCGGGAGGCAACCCGCACTGCGATCCTGGGCGCTAACTACATTTCCGCACAGCTGAAGGACCACTTCCCGACCCTGTACACCGGTGAGAACGGCCTGGTCGCCCACGAATGTATCTTGGATATTCGCGAGCTGACGAAGCAGTCCGGCGTCACCGCAACCGATGTAGCAAAACGTCTGGTGGATTACGGTTTCCATGCCCCTACGTTGGCGTTCCCCGTCGCCGGAACGTTGATGGTGGAGCCAACCGAGTCCGAAGATCTGGCCGAACTGGACCGCTTCATTGAGGCGATGCGCAGTATCCGCGCAGAGATCCAGGAGATCATCGACGGCAAGATCGCCCTCGAGGATTCCGTGCTGACGCACTCGCCATTTACCGCGCCCGCAGCGGCTGCTGATGAGTGGCCGTATCAGTTCTCCCGTCAGCAGGCTGTCTTCCCGGTTCCTGGTCTGCTGCGCACCAAGTACTACCCTGCCGTGCGCCGCATCAACGAGGCATACGGTGACCGCAACCTGGTCTGTTCTTGCCCACCACCTGAGGCTTTCGATATGGAAGGAAACGAGTAA